A section of the Halopiger aswanensis genome encodes:
- a CDS encoding metal ABC transporter substrate-binding protein codes for MPRYTRRQLVATGASAATIGAFAGCVSDESGNGGSNDAGDGSAPTAQASFFVFGDFAAAVAGDTAQAETLVPIGQHGHGWEPGPQIQGTVLESDLFISVVDGFQPWADDLVTSLREDDADVHIVAAGAEVDLLESEGGHDHEHGDGDAHDLEGHDDHAHEHDGDGDGHDHDDHEHDESEDGDHDHEHDHGTADPHFWLDPVRAKRAVDAIEDGFATVDGDNADAYAANADEFRSRLDELDEAFRSTLENAARDVVLVAGHDPFAYLGNRYGFEIETLTGLTPDEQPTPADIERAQTIIDEHDLEYVCADPLEPQDAAEQLIAETDASEVLPLTPIAGQTREWADEGWGYVEIMEEINLATLERALDA; via the coding sequence ATGCCACGATACACTCGACGACAACTCGTCGCGACCGGTGCCAGCGCCGCCACGATCGGCGCGTTCGCCGGTTGCGTCTCGGACGAGTCGGGTAACGGCGGATCGAACGACGCGGGCGACGGTTCGGCCCCGACGGCCCAGGCCTCGTTTTTCGTGTTCGGCGATTTCGCGGCCGCGGTCGCGGGCGACACCGCGCAGGCCGAGACGCTGGTGCCGATCGGCCAGCACGGCCACGGCTGGGAACCCGGACCGCAGATTCAGGGTACCGTCCTCGAGTCGGACCTGTTCATCTCCGTCGTGGACGGCTTCCAGCCCTGGGCGGACGATCTCGTGACGAGCCTCCGGGAGGACGACGCCGACGTTCACATCGTGGCCGCCGGCGCGGAAGTGGACCTGCTCGAGAGTGAGGGTGGCCACGATCACGAGCACGGCGACGGCGATGCGCACGATCTCGAGGGTCACGATGATCACGCCCACGAGCACGACGGAGATGGCGACGGTCACGATCACGATGACCACGAACACGATGAAAGCGAGGACGGCGACCACGATCACGAGCACGACCACGGGACCGCCGACCCCCACTTCTGGCTCGACCCGGTGCGGGCAAAGCGGGCCGTCGACGCCATCGAAGACGGATTCGCAACCGTCGACGGCGATAACGCCGACGCCTACGCCGCCAACGCCGACGAATTCCGCAGCCGACTGGACGAACTCGACGAAGCCTTCCGGTCGACTCTCGAGAACGCCGCGCGCGACGTCGTCCTCGTCGCCGGCCACGACCCGTTCGCGTACCTCGGGAACCGCTACGGCTTCGAGATCGAGACGCTGACCGGGCTCACCCCCGACGAACAGCCCACGCCGGCCGACATCGAACGCGCGCAGACGATCATCGACGAGCACGACCTCGAGTACGTCTGCGCGGACCCGCTCGAACCGCAGGACGCCGCCGAACAGCTGATCGCCGAAACCGACGCGAGCGAGGTGTTGCCGCTGACGCCGATCGCCGGGCAGACCCGGGAGTGGGCCGACGAGGGTTGGGGGTACGTCGAGATCATGGAGGAGATCAACCTCGCGACGCTCGAACGAGCGCTCGACGCATGA
- a CDS encoding sodium:calcium antiporter, giving the protein MVAPGLEIALFAAAFLVGVVLVIWCVEVFIEAVAQSAVSLGISGFFLAVILAGIDLENAALGVTAAVVALPDLALGTVFGESLFVLAVALGLAGVFVPFEMDVPRAYLAMLLLVPLPAFALSVGGTIGAAYGAALLAIFVPLLAYIFWHERRSETTYLLSGEVEEAIDVDDDLEAEVGPPTDDALATNGNGPRTDREAPTTADGERGESLLESDSDRDLDLDLDFDEFVPDLEDRSGRVTLAVAVLATVGMTLGSFITVGSAERLFVAFGISGLAFGATVLSFIASIEELALTLEPVRQGRPHLAVGNVVGSTVFYMTANVGLIALLHPVDTGGAVMTVHWPFFGACLLVATAMLARSRVTRAGGALLLALYAGYWVLNYAA; this is encoded by the coding sequence ATGGTCGCACCGGGCCTCGAGATCGCGCTCTTCGCCGCCGCCTTTCTCGTCGGGGTCGTGCTGGTCATCTGGTGCGTCGAGGTGTTCATCGAGGCGGTCGCCCAGAGCGCCGTCTCGCTGGGAATTTCGGGCTTCTTCCTCGCGGTGATCCTGGCCGGGATCGACCTCGAGAACGCCGCGCTCGGGGTGACGGCCGCCGTGGTCGCCCTGCCGGATCTCGCGCTAGGGACGGTTTTCGGCGAGTCGCTGTTCGTCCTCGCGGTTGCACTCGGACTCGCGGGGGTGTTCGTTCCCTTCGAGATGGACGTACCACGGGCCTACCTGGCCATGCTCCTGCTCGTCCCGCTGCCGGCGTTCGCGCTGTCGGTGGGCGGGACGATCGGGGCCGCGTACGGGGCGGCGCTGCTGGCGATATTCGTCCCCTTACTCGCCTACATCTTCTGGCACGAGCGGCGCTCGGAGACGACGTACTTGCTCTCCGGCGAGGTCGAGGAAGCGATCGACGTCGACGACGATCTCGAGGCCGAGGTCGGACCACCGACTGACGACGCGCTGGCGACGAACGGGAACGGACCGCGTACGGATCGCGAGGCGCCGACAACCGCTGACGGTGAGCGAGGCGAGTCTCTGCTCGAGTCGGATTCGGACCGCGATCTCGACCTCGACCTCGATTTCGACGAGTTCGTCCCCGACCTCGAGGACCGTAGCGGTCGGGTCACCCTCGCCGTCGCCGTTCTCGCGACCGTCGGCATGACGCTGGGGTCGTTCATCACGGTCGGCAGCGCCGAGCGGCTCTTCGTCGCCTTCGGCATCTCGGGGCTGGCCTTCGGCGCGACGGTCCTGAGTTTCATCGCCTCGATCGAGGAACTGGCGCTGACCCTCGAGCCCGTCCGGCAGGGGCGACCGCACCTCGCCGTGGGTAACGTCGTCGGGAGCACGGTCTTCTACATGACCGCGAACGTGGGCCTGATCGCGCTGTTGCACCCCGTCGACACCGGCGGTGCGGTGATGACCGTCCACTGGCCGTTCTTCGGCGCGTGCCTGCTCGTCGCGACGGCGATGCTAGCTCGCAGCCGCGTGACCCGCGCCGGCGGCGCGCTGCTGCTCGCGCTGTACGCCGGCTACTGGGTGCTGAACTACGCCGCGTGA
- a CDS encoding ABC transporter ATP-binding protein, with translation MSADTDETPFDAYREDVERPLTRLFREYAPGRLGYFTTGMVANFLARMASLVPPLVLGAAIDAIFLESGPYELPVVPNTWLPTGDLAQFWFSVGAIIASFLAMAVLTWIYGVTANLFAHDVMHTVRVDSFEKMQRLDMAFFDEKQTGEVMAVLNNDTQNLERFLDNALMNSARLLVMVGGIAAVLFYLNWQLAVVTLFAIPAMVAFTIWFMRVVEPRYVRQRSAVGRLNTRLENAIAGMGLTKASSSEGYEVDRVRDSSMNLFERTMDVLKLSYFYRPGMELLAGVAFAATFFVGGYWLTTGTAPGPFTGTLSVGDFVIFLTLTQRIVDPLAEVSNIVDQYENAKASSERIFGLMDIPVHVDDPEDPADIEPVEGRVAYENVSFSYADSEVRATSDDEKAFEETVIEDVSFEADPGDTVALVGPTGAGKSTVLKLLLRLYDVQEGSVKLDGHDVRDIALSDLRSAVGYVSQDTFLFDGTIADNIRYGQFDASDEAVREAAKAAQAHEFIADLEDGYDTRVGERGVKLSGGQRQRIALARTVLDDPEVLILDEATSAVDTKTELLIQRSIDRLTEDRTTLAIAHRLSTVKDADTILVMADGEIVERGTHEELLELDGQYATLWRAQAGDREAAAEALVDD, from the coding sequence GTGAGTGCTGACACGGACGAAACGCCGTTCGACGCCTACCGCGAGGACGTCGAGCGACCGCTGACGAGGTTGTTCCGCGAGTACGCACCGGGCCGACTCGGCTACTTCACGACCGGGATGGTCGCGAACTTTCTCGCCCGCATGGCGAGTCTCGTGCCGCCGCTGGTGCTCGGGGCCGCCATCGACGCGATCTTCCTCGAGTCCGGGCCGTACGAGCTGCCGGTCGTCCCCAATACGTGGCTGCCCACCGGCGACCTGGCGCAGTTCTGGTTCTCCGTCGGCGCGATCATCGCCTCGTTCCTCGCGATGGCGGTCCTCACCTGGATCTACGGCGTCACCGCTAATCTGTTCGCCCACGACGTGATGCACACCGTCCGTGTCGATTCCTTCGAGAAGATGCAGCGCCTGGACATGGCCTTCTTCGACGAGAAACAGACCGGCGAGGTCATGGCCGTCCTCAACAACGACACGCAGAACTTAGAACGATTTCTGGATAACGCCCTGATGAACTCCGCGCGACTCCTCGTGATGGTCGGCGGCATCGCGGCCGTGCTCTTCTACCTGAACTGGCAACTCGCCGTCGTCACGCTGTTCGCGATCCCCGCCATGGTCGCGTTTACGATCTGGTTCATGCGCGTCGTCGAACCGCGGTACGTCCGCCAGCGCTCCGCCGTGGGACGGCTCAACACCCGCCTCGAGAACGCCATCGCGGGGATGGGGCTGACCAAGGCCTCCTCGAGCGAGGGCTACGAGGTCGACCGGGTCCGGGACTCCTCGATGAACCTGTTCGAGCGGACGATGGACGTGCTCAAACTGAGCTACTTCTACCGGCCGGGGATGGAACTGCTCGCCGGCGTCGCCTTCGCCGCGACCTTCTTCGTCGGCGGCTACTGGCTCACGACGGGGACCGCGCCGGGACCGTTCACCGGCACGCTGTCGGTCGGCGACTTCGTCATCTTCCTCACCCTCACCCAGCGGATCGTCGACCCGCTCGCGGAGGTCTCGAACATCGTCGACCAGTACGAGAACGCCAAGGCCTCGAGCGAGCGCATCTTCGGGCTGATGGACATCCCCGTCCACGTCGACGACCCGGAAGACCCCGCGGACATCGAACCGGTCGAGGGCCGGGTGGCGTACGAGAACGTCTCCTTTAGCTACGCAGATAGCGAGGTACGGGCGACGAGCGACGACGAGAAAGCCTTCGAGGAGACGGTCATCGAGGACGTCTCCTTCGAGGCCGACCCCGGCGATACCGTCGCGCTGGTCGGCCCGACCGGCGCCGGCAAGTCGACGGTCCTCAAACTGCTGCTCCGGCTGTACGACGTCCAGGAGGGCTCGGTGAAGCTCGACGGCCACGACGTCCGCGATATTGCGCTGTCGGACCTGCGGTCCGCGGTCGGCTACGTCAGCCAGGACACCTTCCTCTTCGACGGGACCATCGCGGACAACATCCGGTACGGTCAGTTCGACGCCTCGGACGAGGCGGTCCGAGAAGCCGCGAAGGCCGCGCAGGCCCACGAGTTCATCGCCGACCTCGAGGACGGCTACGACACCCGCGTCGGCGAGCGCGGCGTCAAACTCTCCGGCGGGCAGCGCCAGCGGATCGCGCTCGCGCGGACCGTCCTCGACGATCCCGAGGTGCTGATCTTGGACGAGGCGACGAGCGCGGTCGACACGAAGACCGAACTGCTGATCCAGCGGTCGATCGATCGGCTCACCGAGGATCGGACGACGCTGGCGATCGCCCACCGCCTCTCGACGGTCAAGGACGCCGACACGATCCTCGTCATGGCAGACGGCGAGATCGTCGAACGGGGCACCCACGAGGAGTTACTCGAGCTGGACGGTCAGTACGCAACGTTGTGGCGCGCACAGGCGGGCGACCGGGAGGCGGCCGCCGAGGCGCTCGTCGACGATTGA
- the lrp gene encoding HTH-type transcriptional regulator Lrp, with the protein MTYENLDAKLVNALLGDGRASLRSLAEDLDVSVTTVSNHLSDLEEDGVIEGYTPRLDYDALGYDVTAVIQLQVEGNALPDITDTLKDHRQMISVYEVTGDYDVIAIGKFQDTDEMNDNIKQLLTDPDIKSSNTSVVLNAVSENEQFELDVDDT; encoded by the coding sequence ATGACCTACGAAAATCTCGATGCAAAACTAGTGAATGCCCTCCTCGGTGACGGCCGCGCGAGCCTCCGGAGCCTCGCCGAGGACCTGGACGTCTCCGTCACAACCGTCTCGAATCACCTCTCCGATCTCGAGGAAGACGGCGTCATCGAAGGCTACACACCCCGACTCGACTACGACGCGCTCGGCTACGACGTCACCGCCGTCATCCAGTTGCAGGTCGAGGGGAACGCCCTGCCCGACATCACGGACACGCTGAAGGACCACCGCCAGATGATCAGCGTCTACGAGGTCACGGGCGACTACGACGTGATCGCCATCGGCAAGTTCCAGGACACGGACGAGATGAACGACAACATCAAGCAACTGCTGACCGATCCGGACATCAAGTCCTCGAACACCAGCGTCGTGCTCAACGCCGTCAGCGAAAACGAACAGTTCGAACTCGACGTCGACGATACCTGA
- the glnA gene encoding type I glutamate--ammonia ligase has protein sequence MTSGNISEAEQAVLDEIEEQDVDFLRLQFTDILGTVKNVAVPARQAEKAFTEGIYFDGSSIEGFVRIQESDMRLVPDPDTFAVLPWRNDEESAAARMICDVYDTSTDEPFEGDPRRVLKNALERAEEMGYTVNAAPEPEFFLFEEDEEGRATTETNDAGGYFDVAPKDLASDVRRDIIYGLEEMGFEIEASHHEVAEGQHEINFTYDDALATADNVATFRTVVRAIAAQHDYHATFMPKPIPRINGSGMHTHLSLFTEDGENAFHDEDDEFNLSEEAHAFTAGILEHAPAITAVANPTVNSYKRLVPGYEAPVYVAWSDRNRSALIRKPAARVPAASRIELRSPDPSCNPYLALAVMIHAGLDGIEQGLECPDPVRENIYEFDEQKRDEYGIDTLPSNLGDAVDALEEDEAIYNALGEHVAPKFVEAKRQEFEEYLVDVSEWELDRYLEKF, from the coding sequence ATGACAAGCGGAAACATCAGCGAGGCTGAACAAGCCGTACTCGACGAGATCGAGGAGCAGGACGTAGACTTTCTCCGACTGCAGTTTACCGACATTCTGGGCACGGTCAAGAACGTCGCCGTGCCGGCCCGACAGGCCGAGAAGGCATTCACCGAGGGGATCTACTTCGACGGCTCCTCGATCGAGGGCTTCGTCCGCATTCAGGAATCGGACATGCGTCTGGTTCCCGATCCGGACACCTTCGCGGTTCTGCCGTGGCGCAACGACGAGGAAAGCGCCGCGGCCCGGATGATCTGTGACGTCTACGACACCTCGACGGACGAACCGTTCGAGGGCGACCCGCGACGCGTCCTCAAGAACGCCCTCGAGCGCGCCGAGGAGATGGGCTACACGGTCAACGCGGCGCCCGAACCGGAGTTCTTCCTCTTCGAGGAGGACGAGGAAGGCCGCGCGACCACTGAGACCAACGACGCCGGCGGCTACTTCGACGTCGCGCCCAAGGACCTCGCCTCGGACGTTCGCCGCGACATCATCTACGGCCTCGAGGAGATGGGCTTCGAGATCGAAGCGAGCCACCACGAAGTGGCGGAAGGACAGCACGAGATCAACTTCACCTACGACGACGCGCTCGCGACGGCCGACAACGTCGCGACCTTCCGGACCGTCGTTCGCGCCATCGCGGCCCAGCACGACTACCACGCCACCTTCATGCCCAAACCGATCCCGCGGATCAACGGCTCGGGCATGCACACCCACCTCTCCCTGTTCACCGAGGACGGCGAGAACGCCTTCCACGACGAGGACGACGAGTTCAACCTCTCCGAGGAGGCCCACGCCTTCACCGCCGGCATCCTCGAGCACGCGCCGGCGATCACGGCGGTCGCGAACCCCACCGTCAACAGCTACAAGCGCCTGGTTCCGGGCTACGAGGCGCCCGTGTACGTCGCGTGGTCCGACCGCAACCGCTCGGCGCTGATCCGCAAGCCGGCCGCGCGCGTCCCCGCGGCCTCGCGCATCGAACTGCGCTCGCCGGACCCGTCGTGTAACCCCTACCTCGCGCTCGCAGTCATGATCCACGCCGGCCTGGACGGCATCGAGCAGGGCCTCGAGTGTCCCGACCCGGTTCGGGAGAACATCTACGAGTTCGACGAGCAGAAGCGCGACGAGTACGGCATCGACACGCTGCCGTCGAACCTCGGCGACGCCGTCGACGCGCTCGAAGAGGACGAGGCGATCTACAACGCGCTCGGCGAACACGTCGCGCCCAAGTTCGTCGAAGCCAAGCGCCAGGAGTTCGAGGAGTACCTCGTCGACGTCTCCGAGTGGGAACTCGACCGCTACCTCGAGAAGTTCTGA
- a CDS encoding YihY/virulence factor BrkB family protein encodes MIDRSEGLDIARRVTELARTQQLTLLAAGVAFYGFISLVPLLLLALGIAASLGGEALAVRLTVAASDVLTPAARELLAETVLDETGRQSATVVGAFGLLWGSSRVLRGLDRAFSQVYGTVGEKSVIDTIWDATIVFLVISFGLALVGALEVAIRFAPVVGLGYVGPVFVLLGLVAAFLPLYVVFPDADVDLREALPGTVIAAVGWFVLSRTFSLYAAVATDYVVYGALGAVFLVLVWLYLGAIILVFGAVCNAVLAGREVDRQLQSPGRRQILTEAMTDDATGADEGDADATAGDGNGTETGTNSDEARTRDRDRDRDLDSDRDRSSAATGTRTAGTETETERRGPHSARTRDRADDPEALREEIERLRDRVEDFEDNVERRTVEKESLESELKRYVRRRVRRGHAHGWGPYLVLLYGTAMAIAAFYFLTGPWAILAMFVVWTSTLGVYVLMVLLGAGLSLLGVPGRLRNWIGERRS; translated from the coding sequence GTGATCGACCGCAGCGAAGGGCTCGATATCGCGCGTCGGGTGACGGAACTGGCTCGCACCCAGCAGTTGACGCTGCTGGCGGCCGGCGTCGCCTTCTACGGTTTCATCTCGCTCGTCCCGCTCCTGTTGCTCGCGCTCGGGATTGCCGCGTCGCTGGGCGGGGAAGCGCTCGCGGTACGGCTCACGGTCGCCGCGAGCGACGTGCTGACGCCGGCAGCGCGGGAGCTGCTCGCCGAGACGGTGCTCGACGAGACCGGCCGCCAGAGCGCGACGGTCGTCGGCGCGTTCGGTCTGCTCTGGGGCTCGAGCCGCGTTCTCCGGGGCCTCGATCGAGCCTTCTCGCAGGTGTACGGCACCGTCGGCGAGAAGTCGGTCATCGATACGATATGGGACGCGACGATCGTCTTTCTCGTGATCTCGTTCGGACTCGCGCTGGTCGGCGCGCTCGAGGTTGCGATTCGGTTCGCCCCGGTGGTCGGACTCGGCTACGTCGGCCCGGTCTTCGTCCTGTTGGGGCTGGTCGCGGCGTTCCTGCCGCTGTACGTCGTCTTTCCGGACGCCGACGTGGACCTTCGGGAGGCCCTGCCGGGGACGGTCATCGCCGCCGTTGGCTGGTTCGTCCTGAGCCGGACGTTCTCGCTGTACGCCGCCGTTGCGACGGATTACGTGGTCTACGGGGCCCTCGGGGCCGTCTTTCTCGTGCTCGTCTGGCTGTACCTCGGCGCGATCATCCTCGTGTTCGGCGCGGTCTGTAACGCCGTCCTCGCCGGCCGTGAAGTGGATCGGCAGCTACAAAGTCCCGGCCGTCGACAGATTCTGACAGAAGCGATGACTGACGACGCTACGGGTGCCGACGAGGGGGACGCGGACGCGACCGCGGGCGACGGGAACGGAACCGAAACCGGGACTAACAGCGACGAGGCCCGTACTCGCGACCGCGACCGCGACCGCGACCTCGACTCGGACCGCGATCGCTCGAGCGCAGCTACGGGTACGCGCACGGCCGGGACTGAAACCGAAACCGAACGGCGAGGCCCGCACAGTGCTCGCACGCGGGACCGAGCCGACGACCCCGAAGCCCTTCGCGAGGAGATCGAGCGCCTGCGCGACCGCGTCGAGGACTTCGAGGACAACGTCGAGCGCCGCACCGTCGAGAAGGAGTCGCTCGAGAGCGAACTCAAGCGCTACGTCCGGCGGCGCGTCCGCCGCGGCCACGCCCACGGCTGGGGCCCCTACCTCGTCTTGCTGTACGGGACGGCGATGGCCATCGCGGCGTTTTACTTCCTCACCGGCCCCTGGGCGATCCTCGCGATGTTCGTCGTCTGGACGTCGACGCTCGGCGTCTACGTCCTGATGGTGCTGCTCGGCGCGGGCCTGTCCCTGCTCGGCGTACCGGGACGGCTCCGGAACTGGATCGGCGAGCGCCGGTCCTAA
- a CDS encoding tRNA (guanine(26)-N(2))-dimethyltransferase, translating to MRVTEGGIELEVPGEQTEGIEESVFYNPRQELNRDLTIATLRAYREREERAETYLDAMTASGVRGVRAAADGWDVTCCDVDEEAVDLARENLARNDCAERATVEHRDVSALMHDEVFDVIDLDPYGTPMPFADAAFANCRDLVCVTATDTAPMCGAHFNSGVRSYSAVPQNTDYHAEMGVRILVSALARSAARFDVGVQPLLTHATSHYVRTYLELEHKATSADAAVDELGYLYHCEDCLYREADPGLIADPIETCPHCEGDRILAAGPVWLGPVRDREFVVAVREEIPDAFGTAEKGRELCETLEAELDEPTHYDQHKLCRNWGLPANAMDEFLADLRAAGYEASRAHYGGTTFKTDASVGEIRAATEGSLE from the coding sequence ATGCGCGTCACCGAGGGCGGAATCGAGCTCGAGGTCCCCGGCGAGCAGACCGAGGGTATCGAGGAGTCGGTCTTCTACAATCCGCGCCAGGAGCTGAACCGGGATCTGACGATCGCAACGCTGCGAGCCTATCGCGAGCGCGAGGAGCGTGCCGAAACGTATCTCGACGCGATGACGGCAAGCGGCGTCCGCGGCGTTCGGGCGGCCGCCGACGGCTGGGACGTCACCTGCTGCGACGTCGACGAGGAGGCCGTCGACCTCGCCCGCGAGAACCTCGCGCGCAACGACTGCGCCGAACGGGCGACCGTCGAACACCGCGACGTCAGCGCCCTCATGCACGACGAGGTGTTCGACGTGATCGACCTCGACCCCTACGGGACGCCGATGCCGTTCGCCGACGCTGCCTTCGCCAACTGCCGGGATCTAGTCTGTGTCACCGCGACCGACACCGCACCCATGTGCGGCGCGCACTTCAACAGCGGCGTCCGCTCCTACTCGGCGGTTCCGCAAAACACCGACTACCACGCCGAGATGGGCGTTCGGATACTCGTCTCCGCGCTCGCGCGCAGCGCAGCCCGGTTCGACGTCGGCGTGCAGCCGCTGCTGACCCACGCGACGAGCCACTACGTCCGGACCTACCTCGAGCTCGAGCACAAGGCGACGTCGGCCGACGCCGCGGTCGACGAGTTAGGCTACCTCTACCACTGCGAGGACTGCCTGTACCGCGAGGCCGACCCGGGGCTGATCGCCGACCCGATCGAGACCTGTCCCCACTGCGAGGGCGACCGGATCCTCGCCGCCGGTCCGGTCTGGCTCGGACCCGTCCGCGACCGCGAGTTCGTCGTCGCGGTCCGCGAGGAGATTCCCGACGCCTTCGGCACCGCCGAGAAGGGACGCGAACTCTGCGAGACGCTCGAGGCGGAACTCGACGAGCCGACCCACTACGACCAGCACAAGCTCTGTCGCAACTGGGGGCTGCCCGCCAACGCGATGGACGAGTTCCTCGCGGATCTGCGCGCAGCGGGATACGAAGCCTCGAGAGCGCACTACGGCGGGACGACGTTCAAGACGGACGCCAGCGTCGGGGAGATCCGGGCGGCGACCGAGGGCAGTCTCGAGTAA
- a CDS encoding sensor histidine kinase translates to MGDWYRPPTAGSGRGAIAAVGALYVVLAVGWAVGQLTAGKALSNVVLVAGFIGLPGLVLLYGAYRLPRTDVRGAYYPTIAAWCLGGSGLLLAMLALYQLEPAESVSDPVRAALVLSAFGAAAGFGVGRNDALAKTRAHEIECRNRDLEQLTAQLDETIARLEVANREFADSNERLEQFAYAASHDLQEPLRMVSSYLTLIEKRYGDNLDADGREFIDYAVDGADRMRAMIDGLLAYSRIDSQGKPFEPVALDDVLADARKDLEVRIAESDAVLEIDSLPTVDGDASQLRQLFENLLSNALEYCGDEPPRVRVDAEPNADGSSWTISVADAGIGIDPADADRIFDVFQRLHGPEEYEGTGLGLALCERIVDRHGGRIRVDSDPGEGSTFSVTLPAAEHADLDA, encoded by the coding sequence ATGGGGGATTGGTATCGACCACCAACTGCTGGTAGCGGACGAGGGGCGATCGCAGCCGTGGGGGCACTGTACGTCGTGCTCGCGGTCGGCTGGGCAGTCGGCCAACTGACCGCAGGGAAGGCGCTGTCGAACGTCGTCCTCGTCGCGGGGTTCATCGGCCTTCCCGGATTGGTCCTGCTGTACGGCGCCTATCGATTACCCAGGACCGACGTTCGCGGCGCGTACTATCCGACGATCGCGGCCTGGTGTCTCGGCGGGAGCGGGCTGTTGCTGGCGATGCTCGCGCTCTACCAACTCGAGCCGGCCGAGAGCGTGAGCGATCCGGTTCGGGCCGCACTCGTCCTTTCGGCCTTCGGCGCCGCCGCGGGCTTCGGCGTCGGGCGCAACGACGCGCTGGCGAAGACGCGGGCACACGAGATCGAATGCCGGAATCGAGACCTCGAGCAACTCACGGCGCAACTCGACGAGACGATCGCGCGACTCGAGGTCGCCAATCGGGAGTTCGCGGACTCGAACGAGCGCCTGGAGCAGTTCGCCTACGCGGCGAGTCACGACCTCCAGGAGCCCCTGCGGATGGTCTCGAGTTACCTGACGCTCATCGAGAAGCGGTACGGCGACAATCTCGACGCGGACGGGCGCGAGTTCATCGACTACGCGGTCGACGGTGCCGACCGGATGCGCGCGATGATCGACGGCCTCCTCGCGTACTCGCGGATCGATTCGCAGGGCAAGCCGTTCGAGCCCGTCGCGCTCGACGACGTGCTCGCCGATGCCCGAAAGGACCTCGAAGTACGGATCGCCGAGAGCGACGCCGTCCTCGAGATCGACTCGCTGCCGACCGTCGACGGTGACGCCAGCCAGTTACGCCAACTGTTCGAGAACCTGCTCTCGAACGCGCTCGAGTACTGCGGCGACGAGCCGCCGCGGGTCCGCGTGGATGCCGAGCCGAACGCTGACGGCTCGAGTTGGACGATTTCGGTCGCCGACGCGGGAATCGGCATCGATCCGGCCGACGCGGATCGGATCTTCGACGTGTTCCAGCGTCTGCACGGCCCCGAGGAGTACGAGGGGACGGGCCTGGGACTCGCGCTGTGTGAGCGCATCGTCGACCGTCACGGCGGGAGGATTCGGGTCGACTCCGACCCCGGCGAGGGGTCGACGTTCTCGGTGACGCTGCCGGCGGCCGAGCACGCGGATTTGGACGCGTAA